In Funiculus sociatus GB2-C1, one DNA window encodes the following:
- a CDS encoding Tex family protein has protein sequence MLNIPQLLAQELSLKPSQVQNALELLGEGSTIPFIARYRKERTGEMNEVQLRDLFDRYAYLTELEERKAAILEAIASQGKLTDELKAQIESCLQKTELEDLYLPYRAKRRTRATIAREKGLEPFSEFIKSLNLPNAKPVSLVEAAAEYVSEEKGVKTPEDALKGAADILAEEVSERANLRSHLREYLLEEGVFVSRIKDEHPEGSTKFEMYRNYQIRVTNIAPHNMLALLRGETEGVLNLELSFDETVVMSYLESQEIKTKIPAIRDFYRAMLKDAFNRLMKTSLISEVRSEIKAYADVESITTFESNLRELLLSPPAGMKPTLAIDPGFRTGCKVSVLSETGKFLEYQTIFPHQAAAQRTQAAQAIKRMIEKHNIQLIAIGNGTAGRETDEFVSEVLKTMDSKPVKVMVNESGASIYSASEVAIAEFPELDLTVRGAISIGRRLQDPLAELVKIDPKSIGVGQYQHDVDQKLLKKKLDETVESCVNYVGVDLNTASKELLTFVSGMTPVVAKNIVNYRNENGAFKNRRQLLKVPKLGPKAFEQAAGFLRIRAGDNPLDNTAVHPESYKLVEAIAKDLNTPLDQITQIAAKLKSMNLKKYVTETVGEPTLRDIISELEKPGRDPREQFKYATFKEGVKEIKDLTVGMELEGIVTNVANFGAFVDIGVHQDGLVHISQLADRFVDDPKKIVKVGQVVKVRVLEVNEKLKRISLSMKSAGSANSGRGGR, from the coding sequence ATGCTGAATATTCCTCAACTACTGGCTCAAGAACTTTCCCTCAAGCCTTCTCAGGTGCAAAACGCTCTGGAACTCTTGGGTGAGGGGTCAACAATTCCTTTTATTGCACGTTACCGTAAAGAGCGCACTGGCGAGATGAATGAAGTTCAGCTGCGCGATTTATTTGATAGATATGCTTATTTGACTGAACTGGAGGAACGGAAAGCAGCAATTTTGGAAGCGATCGCATCCCAAGGTAAACTTACCGATGAGCTGAAAGCTCAAATCGAATCTTGTTTGCAGAAAACCGAACTTGAAGACCTTTACCTACCTTACCGAGCGAAGCGACGAACACGCGCCACGATTGCTAGGGAAAAGGGTTTAGAGCCATTTTCCGAGTTTATCAAGTCGTTGAACCTTCCCAATGCAAAGCCTGTCTCGCTGGTGGAAGCGGCGGCAGAGTATGTTTCTGAAGAAAAAGGAGTTAAAACTCCTGAAGATGCTCTTAAGGGTGCTGCTGACATTTTGGCAGAAGAAGTGTCAGAACGGGCAAACTTGCGATCGCATCTGCGAGAATATTTGCTGGAGGAAGGCGTTTTTGTCTCGCGCATCAAAGATGAACATCCCGAAGGTTCGACCAAATTTGAGATGTACCGAAACTATCAAATTCGGGTGACAAATATCGCGCCACATAATATGTTGGCACTGCTACGCGGAGAAACTGAAGGAGTTTTAAATTTAGAACTTTCCTTCGATGAAACCGTTGTCATGTCCTATCTGGAATCGCAGGAAATTAAAACGAAAATTCCTGCAATTCGAGACTTTTACCGAGCCATGCTCAAAGATGCGTTCAATCGCTTGATGAAAACTTCCCTAATTAGCGAAGTGCGTTCGGAAATTAAAGCTTACGCTGATGTTGAATCTATCACAACATTTGAAAGTAATCTGCGCGAGTTGCTGCTATCTCCTCCAGCAGGAATGAAACCGACATTAGCCATAGATCCAGGCTTTCGGACTGGGTGTAAAGTTTCTGTACTTTCAGAAACGGGAAAATTTTTGGAGTATCAAACTATTTTTCCACACCAAGCCGCCGCACAGCGCACTCAAGCTGCACAAGCTATCAAAAGAATGATTGAAAAGCACAATATTCAGTTGATAGCTATTGGCAACGGTACAGCTGGAAGGGAGACAGACGAGTTTGTTTCGGAAGTTCTCAAAACGATGGATAGCAAACCAGTTAAAGTGATGGTGAATGAGTCGGGAGCGTCGATTTACTCGGCTTCTGAGGTAGCGATCGCAGAGTTTCCCGAACTTGATCTTACCGTGCGCGGTGCCATCAGTATCGGTCGTCGCTTGCAAGATCCTTTAGCTGAACTTGTTAAAATTGATCCTAAATCGATTGGTGTGGGACAGTATCAGCACGATGTAGACCAAAAATTGCTGAAGAAAAAGTTAGATGAAACGGTGGAAAGTTGCGTTAACTACGTCGGCGTAGATTTGAATACTGCCTCGAAGGAACTTCTAACTTTTGTTTCTGGGATGACACCAGTAGTGGCGAAAAATATCGTCAACTATCGCAACGAAAATGGTGCATTTAAAAATCGGCGACAACTTTTGAAAGTGCCAAAATTGGGGCCAAAAGCATTTGAACAAGCGGCTGGGTTTTTGCGAATTCGTGCTGGCGACAACCCGTTAGACAATACAGCAGTGCATCCGGAAAGCTATAAACTGGTGGAAGCGATCGCTAAAGATTTAAATACTCCTTTAGATCAGATAACGCAGATTGCAGCAAAGCTTAAGTCGATGAACCTGAAAAAATACGTCACAGAAACAGTTGGCGAACCAACTCTACGCGATATTATTAGCGAATTGGAAAAGCCCGGAAGAGATCCGAGAGAACAATTTAAGTATGCAACTTTCAAAGAAGGTGTCAAAGAAATCAAGGATCTCACTGTAGGTATGGAATTAGAAGGAATTGTGACGAATGTAGCTAATTTCGGTGCCTTTGTTGATATTGGCGTTCATCAAGACGGTTTAGTGCATATTTCACAATTAGCAGATCGATTTGTTGACGATCCTAAGAAAATTGTCAAAGTTGGACAAGTTGTGAAAGTGCGAGTGCTAGAAGTCAATGAGAAATTGAAGCGAATTAGCCTGTCAATGAAATCAGCAGGTTCCGCAAATAGCGGACGTGGTGGGAGATAG
- the cofH gene encoding 7,8-didemethyl-8-hydroxy-5-deazariboflavin synthase subunit CofH, producing MTTKTVDAILNRAFAGCDLSKEEGVVLLKQTDPAIKTAIQETSDQLRLNQAGDIVTYVINRNINFTNICEQHCSFCAFRRDDGEDGAFWLDSAQILEKATDAVRRNATEICMQGGLNLQAKLNGASLPYYLRVVKTIKQEFPQLHMHAFSPQEVQFIAREDKLSYADVIAAFLDAGVDSMPGTAAEVLDDEVRRVLCPEKLDTATWLEIVGTAHKLGMPTTSTMLSGHIETPEQQIDHLDKLRSLQQTALEKGYPARITEFILLPFVGQEAPKPLRRRVGRDQPILEDALLLTAVARIFLGNWISNHQPSWVKLGLAGAKEALRWGCNDIGGTLMEEHITSMAGAQGGTCMSVETLQETISDLGRPYQQRDTLYRYLPMSDRFPRSQALAGKETREL from the coding sequence GTGACTACTAAAACTGTTGATGCCATTCTTAACCGGGCTTTCGCGGGTTGTGATTTGTCGAAAGAAGAGGGGGTTGTACTATTAAAGCAAACTGACCCAGCGATTAAGACGGCGATTCAGGAAACATCTGACCAACTGCGACTAAACCAAGCTGGCGATATCGTCACCTACGTTATAAATCGCAATATTAACTTTACCAATATCTGCGAACAGCACTGTAGTTTCTGCGCGTTTCGCCGCGATGATGGGGAAGACGGCGCATTTTGGTTAGATAGCGCTCAAATTCTGGAAAAAGCCACAGATGCAGTCCGGCGGAATGCGACGGAAATTTGTATGCAGGGGGGACTCAATCTTCAGGCAAAACTCAACGGTGCGTCTTTGCCTTATTATCTGCGAGTGGTAAAGACAATTAAACAGGAATTTCCTCAACTACATATGCACGCCTTTTCGCCTCAAGAAGTGCAATTTATTGCTAGGGAAGACAAGCTTAGTTATGCTGATGTAATTGCGGCGTTCTTGGATGCTGGCGTTGACTCGATGCCTGGAACGGCGGCGGAAGTTTTGGATGATGAGGTGCGGCGCGTCCTTTGTCCAGAAAAGCTGGATACGGCAACTTGGCTGGAAATTGTGGGAACGGCGCATAAGTTGGGAATGCCTACCACTAGCACCATGCTTTCCGGTCACATAGAGACACCAGAACAGCAAATAGACCATTTAGATAAGTTGCGAAGTCTCCAACAAACCGCCTTAGAAAAAGGATATCCCGCCCGGATCACAGAGTTTATCCTGCTGCCCTTCGTCGGTCAAGAAGCCCCCAAACCTTTGCGCCGTCGTGTAGGACGCGACCAACCAATTTTAGAAGATGCACTGCTACTCACCGCTGTAGCGCGAATTTTCTTAGGAAATTGGATTTCTAATCATCAACCCAGTTGGGTTAAGCTTGGTCTGGCGGGTGCCAAAGAAGCTCTCAGATGGGGCTGTAATGACATCGGTGGCACGTTAATGGAGGAGCATATTACCAGTATGGCAGGCGCACAAGGCGGTACTTGTATGTCCGTAGAAACCTTGCAGGAAACTATCAGCGACTTGGGTCGTCCGTATCAACAACGGGATACACTTTATCGATATTTGCCAATGAGCGATCGCTTCCCTCGTTCCCAGGCCCTGGCTGGGAAGGAAACAAGAGAGCTATAG
- a CDS encoding DUF4079 family protein: MTFNWLSLVHPVGGVAAIALAATAATYGWRYRNARLGKSGLDVMETFNLQKIHKKVGIGFLAISIGVWLLGWVTTAEFTLDDLLTGSPHNLVGLAVVILVITSATVILRFRRTSWASSVHLTLNGLVLLLLTVQLLSGLGLVNQLLP, from the coding sequence GTGACTTTCAATTGGCTTTCCTTGGTGCATCCTGTAGGCGGAGTGGCTGCGATCGCGCTAGCGGCTACTGCTGCAACTTATGGTTGGCGTTACCGCAATGCACGGCTGGGTAAAAGCGGTTTAGATGTGATGGAAACGTTCAATCTCCAAAAAATTCACAAAAAAGTAGGGATTGGGTTTTTGGCGATCAGTATAGGTGTGTGGCTTTTGGGTTGGGTGACGACTGCGGAATTCACACTTGATGACTTGCTTACTGGTTCCCCTCACAATTTGGTTGGATTGGCAGTTGTTATTTTAGTAATTACTAGCGCAACGGTAATATTGCGGTTTCGCCGCACTTCTTGGGCTAGCTCTGTGCATTTAACTCTGAATGGTTTAGTGCTATTGTTGCTAACGGTGCAACTGCTATCTGGATTAGGACTGGTAAATCAGTTGTTACCGTAG